The Ignavibacteriales bacterium region TGCAAAGTATTTCGGGATGTCGATATGAACAATCTCACCCGACCGTCTCGTAAGACGTATATTACGCTTCGATTGAAAGCGTTCTTCAAGGGATGAGAGATCGTCTCTGATATACATGTGCGCCTGACGAAGCTTATTCTCTTCAGTTATTTTATTCGCTTCAGCCACAGCCTTATCAACACGATCCGTAGCATAGAGAATATATTTTCCGGGAAAGCGAACAGCGCCTGTCACAGTTACGCTAAACTGCCGTGGCGTCAATAATGTTACTGTTGGATTCCCTGTGATATATTTTTTTTTGATTTCTTCGATGATTCTCTTCTTTGCATCCTTCAAGGATAAATCGACAATCGGAACTTCTCCCACTGTCGGAACAATCAATGTTCCTTCCGGCGTTACTGTAAGAGAAAAATTCAAGGGTGGACTGACCCATATATTTACAGAAAGAACATCGGATGGTCCGATAAAATATTTTTCCGGATCTACAGGCCCTTCCATAGGAGGCACATTACTGACAGGCGCTTGAATCATGCTCTTCAGATCAGATTTTGATTCTTGCAACTCCTTCTTTGTGTCTGTCGTCCATTGTGCGTTGGATGTCAGCATAAATACACACCACATACACAAAGAGAGGATGGTCGTTTTGAGATTCCAGAATTTCATCGATTGATTTTGTTTTATCATATTTCACCGCAAATTTTTCTTGTTCGCTCCTCACGGAACTTCTTCGTAATTTATTTTATAAATACTCTGTTCCCATGGAGCCCAATTTTGGGCGAAGTTACTTCGTCCCTACGTTTTTCTCCTCAACTACTCATATACTCATCGGCTCGTCTTCTTCTGTCCCACTATTTCTCTGCCGCCATACAACATTTGATAATAGTTCTGGTATTCACCGCTGATTATCCGTTCCCACCATGGTTTATTGTCGACGAACCATTTTATTGTTTCTGCGATACCGCGCTCGAACGTGTATTCAGGTTTCCATCCAAACTCATTTTGAATTTTACTGGAATCAATCGCGTACCGGCGATCATGCCCAAGACGATCCTCAACATACGTTATGAGAGATTCTGGTTTTCCAAGATTCTGCAGAATCAATTTTACAATTTCAATATTCGGTTTCTCATTGTTCCCGCCAATATTATACACTTCACCAACGCGCCCTCGATGCAGTACCGTGTCGATTGCCGAACAATGGTCTCGTACATGCAGCCAATCACGTACATTCATTCCATCCCCATAGACCGGCAACGGCCTATCGCTGAGTGCGTTTGCAATCATCAATGGAATCAGTTTCTCTGGAAATTGATAAGGCCCGTAATTGTTTGAACAGCGCGTCACGACGATGGGTATGCCAAATGTATGATGGTATGCTAACGCCAGCATATCCGCGGATGCTTTACTTGCCGAGTATGGACTATTCGGATGTAACGATGTTCCTTCGGTGAATAAACCAGTTGTTCCGAGTGATCCATACACTTCATCCGTAGAAACTTGTAGAAATCGTTTCATCTTCAATTCCTTGGCAACTTCCAACAGAACATGTGTGCCCGCTATATTTGTGTGCACAAATTCCGAAGCACCAAGAATACTTCGATCTACATGCGATTCAGCAGCAAAGTTGACAATAACGTCAATTTCGTACCGCACCACACACATTTGTACTCTGGTCTTGTCGCAAATATCACCTTTTTCAAACGCGTAACGCGGATCCTTATCGATACCAGTCAAGTTTTCAAGGTTGCCTGCATAAGTGAGCTTATCAAGATTGATAACACGGTACTCGGGATATTTTTGCAGGATGAACCGAATAAAATTGCTTCCGATGAATCCTGCGCCGCCTGTAACGAGTACATTCATTGATTAATCCATTTGAAAAGGTGAATGAGGATCGCTTTCATGTCGAATTTCATCCACAGGTCCTTTGCGTTCCTTACCTGCGTAGAGTCTGTTCGGGAGATTGATTACCCACCCTGGTTTTGGTCCAATATTTCTATAGGCATGGACCACACCGGCTGGAACTATCACAGCTTGTGGCTTCTGCTCACCGGCATCAAATACCATCTTTTGTCCAAATGAAGGTGAATCTTTTCGCGCATCCCATAAATAGATTCGAAATGTTGATGGTCCGATAAAGCAAAAAAAATCTGCCTGGTCTTCGTGTTCGTGCGGTCCACGTGCAACACCTGGTTCTGTCTGCGAGATATAAGACATTGCAGGAAGAAATTCTTGAGCAATGATATCGCTTCGGAATAATTCCATCAGCCAGCCACGATTATCTTGATATTTCGACAAATCGCGGATGATTACATCGTGAATTTTACCGGTTTTGTAATTCATCATATTCTCTCCAATAATGAAATCTACAAAAGAATGCCCGTATTTCAAAACCCGGCATCTGAGTACGCTTTGTCTAATAGAGGAAAAATATAACTCGCCCCTTTAGAGATGAATCTAAAGGTTCAATGTAATATCAGAAGTACTACGAACGCAGTAACAATGGAAGGATTCGATAACCTTTTAATAATTTTTGTTGATGAGAAACTACAGAATTAATTTTCAAATGTCAACGCTTTACTACATTCGCTCGGGAGCGGAAATTCCGAGAATTTTACATCCGTTTGCGATTACTGTCTTTGTGGCAAGGCAGAGCGCAAGCCGTGCTTTTGCAATATCCAACTCTGGTATGACAATACGGTGCTCATGATAAAATCGATGAAATGCGGTTGCGACATCCTGCAAATACGTCGTCAGCCGATGCGGTTCAAAATTCATCGCGCAGGATTCAACAGTCTCAGGAAAATCAAGGAGCAGTTTAGACAGTGCAATTTCTGCAGGTCCCTTGAGCAAGCTATACTCGATGCCTGTAAGGGCATTTGTTGCGTTCAACGTTCCTTGTTCCTCCGCAAATCGAAGAATGCTGGCGATTCGGGCATGAGCATATTGCAAGTAATAAACCGGATTTTTCTCCGATTGCTCTTTGGCAAGATTCAAATCAAACTCCAAGTGGCTGGATGTAGAACGCATCAAAAAGAAGAAACGTACTGCGTCTGATCCGACTTCATCTATTAATTCATCAAGCGTTACAAAGTTCGCAAGCCGCTTGGACATTTTAACTTGTTCGCCATCGCGCATAAGCGTTACGAATTGGTGAATGACTACCTTTACCTTTTCAGGATCGTAGCCAAGCGCTTTCACTCCGGCAAGAACATCAGGAATTGTAGCAATATGGTCTGCACCAAAGACATCCACAATAAGTTCGAAGCCGCGCCGAAACTTTTCCCGATGGTATGCAATATCCGGTAAGCGGTACGTTGGCTCGCCGGTGGACTTGACAATAACGCGATCCTGGTCAAGTCCCAATGCACTCGTCTTCAACCAGACAGCCCCGTCTTGATCGTACGCAAGCCCTTTATTGCGAAATTCTTCAATTACTTCCTGAATCATTCCGCTTTTGTAGAGCGAATCCTCATTGAAGAAAATATCATGCACAACACCCATTCTTGCGAGCACTTTCTTAATTGCTGTAAACAATTCCTGTTCTGCAAATTCTTTACATAGTGCCAATGCTTCTTCTAATGACATCGTTACGATGGAATCGCTGCGATCTTTCTTTAAATCATCTGCAATTTCACAGATATAGTCGCCTTGATAACCATCTTCTGGGAATAGGAACGAAGAATCGAACAACTGCCGGTACCGCGCATACGTTGATTCTGCAAGCATGCGCATCTGGCGGCCTGCGTTGTTGTAATAATATTCTCGCGTAACATCATGTCCCGTCCACACAAGCAGATTTGCAATCGTGTCGCCAACCGCTGCTTGGCGGCCATGACCAACGCTTAAAGGTCCGGTTGGATTCGCGCTCACATACTCCACCTGTGTCTTCTTCCCGTTGCCTATATTCTTTTTCCCAAACGTTTCTGCATGTTTGAGGATAGCGCCAATCTGTGCAGTGAAGAATTCTTCCGTGAAACGAAAATTAATAAACCCCGGTCCAGCAATTTCAATGTTCGAGACAGAGTTCGGCTCTACTTCGAGCTTGTTAATAATTTCCTGCGCCACTGCGCGCGGATTTTTCTTTACCGCCTTCGCCAGCAGCATTGCGATATTCGTTGTGATATCGCCGTGTGCTTCATCTTTCGGCTTTTCGAACGTCAACGTTGCAACACCGTCGTACGAAAGTGAAGCAAGCGCTACGCCAAATTTTTCCGTCAGATACCTCTTCATTCTGTTTCCATGTGTTGCTTCTTGATCGGTTTTCGGAGAGTCGCGCGGCGTTTATGTGCTACCGGCTTTGGAGCCTCTAATGGATCTTGCACTTCTGTTCTCTTCGCATCGCCCCAGAGACGATCAAGGTTGTAAAACGATCTTTCTTCTTTATGAAAAACGTGCACCACTACGTCAACATAATCCAAGACAATCCAGCGCAATGCATGATAACCCTCTTGGTGCCATACGCGCTCGCCAAGAGTTTCCATTCCATCCTGCACTGAATCGGCGATCGCTTTCACTTGTGTATCTGAGTCTGCCGAACAAATCACGAAAAAGTCTGTTGCGCTTGTGAGCTTTTTCAAGTCTAAAATCACAATATCGATTGCTTTCTTTGAAATCATCAAGTCGGCAATTCGTTTTGCTAATGTACGTGCAGTCAATGTATTTTCCTTTCAGTGGATGACTGAAACGCTTTAAGTCTGGAATAATCTTTTCCTATCACGACAGTGATATCAAGATAACGTGTGCGGTCGATTTTCTGGAATATTTTATCCTGGGAAACTCCAAGCATTGTTGCGAGCTTCCTTGCAGCATCCAAGTTGCCAGAACGATCAAGAATAATAGTGCGTTCTTCAACTTCGTTATTATTTCTCTTCATCTCGACAACATCATATCCTTGTGTACGGAGGACATTCGTCAAGTGCTGCGCTGCTCTCATACTTCCTGCGCCATCCAACACTTCTACTTCGAGTGCCCGGTTGTTCACAACCGGGATGTATCCACCTTCCTCACTTCCAGTATTACTTCTTCTGTTTGCTAGTACATAGATCGCAAGAAAGAATGCGACGCTCAGAACGATAAGCGTACCCTTCATTATCTTCCCGCGCAATGCAGTCAGTCGTTGGTTTTTGTGAACACGTTCACTTGATGCTGAAGATTCAACGTCTGGGTGGATAGTAGTGTTGGAATGCTCGGCTTGCTTCATTCCTGCCTGACAAAAAAAGAACCGAGAAAGCTGACAGCAAGCCATTCAGCCTGACCCGGTTCACTTCGAGACACTCGTTTTAACTTGCGGTTCAGTGACTCTCCTCCTCATCGATTCGATCGTACATCGGCATAAAACCAAATCTATCGTAGTTATTGAGCCAATACATTGCGGGTAATTGCCGGTATTGAATTTGGAGCAGCATGTTTTTACTTGGCCGATAATTTAATTCTGCTCTCGATAAATAAATCCCTGAAATATCTTTTGCGAAACTGCCGCCAAGACTATTGAACGGCGAGTGCACTAAACTCACATCAAACTGAACGGAAAGCGGATTCGAAATCTGATACGCAATGTTGCTCGTCAGTTCGCCAAGTGAATAACCTTTGCCGCCGGAGGTTGTGTAGCTGAGTGAATAACTATTGTGAATAGTGAATCGGCTTGGATCAATCCATCCGAAAAGCAATCCATCATCCGAACGAAGCAATGATTCTCCAGCCGAAGATCTCGCTTCCGGTTGAGATCTGAATTGGCCTATAGCTATCGCACTAAAGACCAAAACTACTGCTGTTGTTTTCAAGAGGATTTTCATTGCACACCTTCTTTTCTGAAATAATTGTACTCAAAACTGGAGTGATTGTCAAGGTTACAACTCTCCTCTAAGAAAGACGAAATCGATTACTAGGTTGTTCCGCATCAGAAGATAAAATGTTCATTGATGAATAAAACAACACTGCCGTATCATACTGTGTTTATGAAGAAAAATCAAGAAGGATCCTCAGCATGCAGAGCAACATCGCGGCAATGGAGTTTTTTTGTTTTAAGACCACCTTTCAGTATATTTTTTTATGAAATTATTTTACGCAAGTGCTCAAGAATGAAAAAGCAATTAGAACCATGGCGCAGGAATCTGTACATCATCTGGACTTCACAATTCCTGGCGATGATGGGGATGAACCTCGTAGTCCCCTTCCTTCCATTCTATATCCGAGAACTCGGCGTCACCGATCCTGAAGTAATTGCAAGTTGGAGCGGACTTGTTTATGCAGGGCCATTCTTTCTTTCCTTCTTTTTCACACCATTATGGGGAATGATGGGCGATAAGTACGGCCGCAAGTCCATGACTGTCCGTGCAATTTTTGGATTAGCAATTTCTCAAGCGCTTATTGGTTTCTCTCCAAACGTTGAGATGCTTTTTTTCTTTCGGATGGTTCAAGGAGCATTGAGCGGTTTCGTAGCTTCAGCGCTTGCACTTGTATCCGAAACGACTCCGCGAGAAAAGTCAGGTTACGCAATTGGCATTTTGCAAACAGCTTCTGCCGGCGGCACTGTCATTGGACCGCTCGTTGGGGGCACACTTGCAGATATGTTTGGTTATCGCCCGCTCTTTTTTATTGTTGCCGCGATATGCGCTCTTTCAGGTATTGTTGTTGTAAAATATGTGCGGGAGACACATGAGCAGCGCGTCGAATCGGTTTCATTTCATATGCTGATTGACAACTATCGCTATGCGCTTCGCTCAAGACCTATTCGGATCGCGCTCGGCATTATTCTACTTTCGCAGGCCGCTATTCTTATGATACAGCCAATATTTTCTTTGTACGTCGATTCGTTAGAGATAAACAAGGAATATCTTGCAACAATTTCTGGAGCAATATTTTCTACGACAGGTCTAGCAATGGTCATCTCGGCACCATGGTGGGGAAAACGAAACGATGCGAAAAGTTATAAGAAAAACCTCTCCATTGCCATCATCGGTTCCGCGGCGGCATTCGCCGCACAGGGATTGGTGACGCAAGCGTATCAACTCATTTTTCTTCGAGCACTCCAGGGACTTTTTATGGGAGGATTACTTCCAACTCTCTATTCGTACGTGACAAAGAATTCATCTAACGAACGCCGCGGCGGTATTATCGGTATTGCGTCCAGCTTCAGCGTTCTCGCAGCAATGATTGGGCCGCCCTTAGGCGGATTGATCGCTGCAGAAGTGGGATTAAGGGAAAACTTTTTTATCACCGGCGGCATTTTATTTTCTGCCGTCATTCTCGTCCGATTATTCTTTGTTGATATGCACGGCAATGATGGATTGCCATCAACTGACGCTGCCAATGTTGCCGAAGTGGAAATGTTAGAAGAGGCAAGTTGAAATGTCAAAGAACAATACTTCATAGATCAAAGAAAATATTCTTCTCGTTGACTTCTCCGCGCTATTCTTCCAATGTCATAATATCCTTCGGTTCTTGACCCAATGCCCTCGCTTTGAGTACCCGGCGCATAATTTTCCCGCTTCGGGTTTTTGGTAAAGAATCAACAAACTCGATATGTTCTGGTTTTGCAATTGGTCCCATCTCATGTGAAACGTGGTGGCGGAGTTCTTCGATAAGTTTATCACTTTTTTCAATTCCGGTTTTCAAAATAACGTACGTATAAATCGCATTTCCTTTCACTTCGTGCGGCAAACCGATTGCAGCTGCTTCAGCGACTGCTGGATGGCTTCCAAGCGCACTCTCAATCTCAGCTGTGCCCAATCGATATCCAGAGACTTTGATGACATCATCCACACGGCCGATGACCCAGTAATATCCATCTTCATCGCGTTTTGCCGAGTCTCCTGTCAGATACACACCGGGGAATTTGCTCCAGTATTGATTGACATACCGATCCGGATCTTTATAAATCGTACGCATCATTGCCGGCCAAGGGGTCTTAATCACAAGGAATCCTTCTTCATTTGGGCCAACCGGTTTTCCCTCCTCGTTGTAAATGTCCATCTTTAATCCAGGAAATGGACGCGTACCAGATCCTGGTTTTAGCGGTACAACAGGCGTTGGAGTGATCATAAACATCCCTGTCTCTGTCTGCCACCATGTATCCATTATCGGACATTTCCCTTTGCCGATGACGCGGTGGTACCATTTCCATGCTTCAGGATTAATTGGCTCACCGACAGAACCAAGCAATCTGAGAGATGAAAGATCATGGCGGTTTGGCCATGCTTCACCGAAACGCATCAGACCTCGAATGGCTGTCGGAGCCGTGTAGAGAATATTGATGCCATAGCGCTCAATCATCTGCCACCAACGATTTGGAAATGGATACGCCGGTGCTCCTTCATACATAAATGACGTAGCGCCATTTAAGAGCGGTCCATAGACTATATAACTGTGTCCAGTGATCCAGCCCGGATCAGCCGCGCACCAGTATCGATCTTCTTCTTTAATATCGAAAACGTACTTGAGCGTCGCGTAGGTGCCGACCATATATCCGCCATGTGTGTGAAGAATGGCTTTCGGTTTGCCGGTTGTACCAGAAGTATAGAGAAGAAAAAGGGGATCTTCGGCATCTACTTTTTCAATGTTGCACTGACTATTTGCGATCGGAAGAGCCATCAACTCATGAAACCACATATCGCGTCCCGATTCCATATTGACCGGCTCGCCTGTCCGCTTTACAACCAAAACACTTTCAACACTTGCCGCACGTTGCAATGCTTCGTCCGCGATTGCTTTCAGCGGAACTATCTTGCCTCGCTGGTACGATCCATCTGCGACAATCAATATTTTGGAGTGGCTATCTTCCAAACGTTCATGCAATGCCTCAACAGTAAATCCTCCGTAGACAACTGAATGAACCGCTCCAATCCGCGCACACGCCAGCATACCAATGACAAGCTCAGGAATTCTTCCCATATATAATGTCACGCGGTCGCCTTTTTGCACTCCGAGACTTTTCAGAACGTTCGCAAACTTGCATGTCTCACGGCGCAGAGCAAAGTAGGAGAATGAACGGAACTCGCCTTTTTCCCCTTCCCACATGAGGGCAAGCTTATTACGGTGGGCTGTTTTTGTATGCCGGTCCAGACAGTTGTACGCAATATTCGTTTTGCCTCCAACAAACCATTGATAGAATGGCTTCTTGGAATCGTCCAGGACTTTCGTCCATGGTTCAAACCAGTGCAGTTCACTTGCTTCCTTCGCCCAGAATCCTTCCAGGTTAATCTCCGCTTGTGCACTGATAGCTTCCCAGTCACGGGCACGTGCATTGATAATTGTATCATTTGATGGATAAAATATTTCGCCTGTCAGCTTTTGGTCTGCCATTGCATAGCCCCTTCCGAATTAGTTTATATGTATAAAAGTCGATGCTGAGTGATTGCAGTTCTCCAATATTTTTAGAACAATTACTATGGCTGCTTAATTCCTGAAAACCTTTTTAATTGCAATTATCCCTAAATGTTCTTTGTCCGGTTTTGATAAGTTGTATTGGCATTTTGTTGCAATTTGGAGAATACTCTAATAGATTCAATAGCATTTTCTATTGAAGGATTAAGTTTTATGCCTCCCAATGGCTCGCGAAAAGAAAGGCTGTACCTCATTGATGCAATGGCGCTGGCGTATAGAGCATATTTTGCATTTATTCGTCAGCCGCTGATGAATTCGAAGGGCGAGAATACAAGTGCCGTTTATGGTTTTGTCACATTTCTGAATCGCATTCTCTCGCAGGAATTTCCCGATCATATTGCGGTTGTGTTCGATACAGGCAAACCAACGTTTCGTCACGAAGCTTATAAAGCATATAAAGCAACGCGCCAGAAAATGCCGGATGACATGATAACGCAGATTCCTCTCATCAAGGAAGTGG contains the following coding sequences:
- a CDS encoding dTDP-4-dehydrorhamnose 3,5-epimerase family protein — encoded protein: MMNYKTGKIHDVIIRDLSKYQDNRGWLMELFRSDIIAQEFLPAMSYISQTEPGVARGPHEHEDQADFFCFIGPSTFRIYLWDARKDSPSFGQKMVFDAGEQKPQAVIVPAGVVHAYRNIGPKPGWVINLPNRLYAGKERKGPVDEIRHESDPHSPFQMD
- the rsfS gene encoding ribosome silencing factor; translated protein: MTARTLAKRIADLMISKKAIDIVILDLKKLTSATDFFVICSADSDTQVKAIADSVQDGMETLGERVWHQEGYHALRWIVLDYVDVVVHVFHKEERSFYNLDRLWGDAKRTEVQDPLEAPKPVAHKRRATLRKPIKKQHMETE
- a CDS encoding MFS transporter; its protein translation is MKKQLEPWRRNLYIIWTSQFLAMMGMNLVVPFLPFYIRELGVTDPEVIASWSGLVYAGPFFLSFFFTPLWGMMGDKYGRKSMTVRAIFGLAISQALIGFSPNVEMLFFFRMVQGALSGFVASALALVSETTPREKSGYAIGILQTASAGGTVIGPLVGGTLADMFGYRPLFFIVAAICALSGIVVVKYVRETHEQRVESVSFHMLIDNYRYALRSRPIRIALGIILLSQAAILMIQPIFSLYVDSLEINKEYLATISGAIFSTTGLAMVISAPWWGKRNDAKSYKKNLSIAIIGSAAAFAAQGLVTQAYQLIFLRALQGLFMGGLLPTLYSYVTKNSSNERRGGIIGIASSFSVLAAMIGPPLGGLIAAEVGLRENFFITGGILFSAVILVRLFFVDMHGNDGLPSTDAANVAEVEMLEEAS
- the argS gene encoding arginine--tRNA ligase is translated as MKRYLTEKFGVALASLSYDGVATLTFEKPKDEAHGDITTNIAMLLAKAVKKNPRAVAQEIINKLEVEPNSVSNIEIAGPGFINFRFTEEFFTAQIGAILKHAETFGKKNIGNGKKTQVEYVSANPTGPLSVGHGRQAAVGDTIANLLVWTGHDVTREYYYNNAGRQMRMLAESTYARYRQLFDSSFLFPEDGYQGDYICEIADDLKKDRSDSIVTMSLEEALALCKEFAEQELFTAIKKVLARMGVVHDIFFNEDSLYKSGMIQEVIEEFRNKGLAYDQDGAVWLKTSALGLDQDRVIVKSTGEPTYRLPDIAYHREKFRRGFELIVDVFGADHIATIPDVLAGVKALGYDPEKVKVVIHQFVTLMRDGEQVKMSKRLANFVTLDELIDEVGSDAVRFFFLMRSTSSHLEFDLNLAKEQSEKNPVYYLQYAHARIASILRFAEEQGTLNATNALTGIEYSLLKGPAEIALSKLLLDFPETVESCAMNFEPHRLTTYLQDVATAFHRFYHEHRIVIPELDIAKARLALCLATKTVIANGCKILGISAPERM
- a CDS encoding LytR C-terminal domain-containing protein, giving the protein MKQAEHSNTTIHPDVESSASSERVHKNQRLTALRGKIMKGTLIVLSVAFFLAIYVLANRRSNTGSEEGGYIPVVNNRALEVEVLDGAGSMRAAQHLTNVLRTQGYDVVEMKRNNNEVEERTIILDRSGNLDAARKLATMLGVSQDKIFQKIDRTRYLDITVVIGKDYSRLKAFQSSTERKIH
- the rfbB gene encoding dTDP-glucose 4,6-dehydratase, which translates into the protein MNVLVTGGAGFIGSNFIRFILQKYPEYRVINLDKLTYAGNLENLTGIDKDPRYAFEKGDICDKTRVQMCVVRYEIDVIVNFAAESHVDRSILGASEFVHTNIAGTHVLLEVAKELKMKRFLQVSTDEVYGSLGTTGLFTEGTSLHPNSPYSASKASADMLALAYHHTFGIPIVVTRCSNNYGPYQFPEKLIPLMIANALSDRPLPVYGDGMNVRDWLHVRDHCSAIDTVLHRGRVGEVYNIGGNNEKPNIEIVKLILQNLGKPESLITYVEDRLGHDRRYAIDSSKIQNEFGWKPEYTFERGIAETIKWFVDNKPWWERIISGEYQNYYQMLYGGREIVGQKKTSR
- the acs gene encoding acetate--CoA ligase; the protein is MADQKLTGEIFYPSNDTIINARARDWEAISAQAEINLEGFWAKEASELHWFEPWTKVLDDSKKPFYQWFVGGKTNIAYNCLDRHTKTAHRNKLALMWEGEKGEFRSFSYFALRRETCKFANVLKSLGVQKGDRVTLYMGRIPELVIGMLACARIGAVHSVVYGGFTVEALHERLEDSHSKILIVADGSYQRGKIVPLKAIADEALQRAASVESVLVVKRTGEPVNMESGRDMWFHELMALPIANSQCNIEKVDAEDPLFLLYTSGTTGKPKAILHTHGGYMVGTYATLKYVFDIKEEDRYWCAADPGWITGHSYIVYGPLLNGATSFMYEGAPAYPFPNRWWQMIERYGINILYTAPTAIRGLMRFGEAWPNRHDLSSLRLLGSVGEPINPEAWKWYHRVIGKGKCPIMDTWWQTETGMFMITPTPVVPLKPGSGTRPFPGLKMDIYNEEGKPVGPNEEGFLVIKTPWPAMMRTIYKDPDRYVNQYWSKFPGVYLTGDSAKRDEDGYYWVIGRVDDVIKVSGYRLGTAEIESALGSHPAVAEAAAIGLPHEVKGNAIYTYVILKTGIEKSDKLIEELRHHVSHEMGPIAKPEHIEFVDSLPKTRSGKIMRRVLKARALGQEPKDIMTLEE